One region of Peromyscus eremicus chromosome 4, PerEre_H2_v1, whole genome shotgun sequence genomic DNA includes:
- the LOC131907988 gene encoding olfactory receptor 1J21-like, with product MRSTRNQSSASEFILLGLPIRPEDQGMYSALFLALYLITVLGNLLIILLIRLDSHLHTPMYFFLSHLAFTDISFSSVTSPKMLMNMLTHSHSISYAGCISQVYFFLFFADLDSFLLTSMAYDRYVAICHPLHYTRIMSQSVCILLVIASWFLSFAGALVHTVLLAHLSFFRSNTLHHFFCDLSALIKLSSSDTSINELVILIVGSLVITVPFICILGSYGRIGATILRTPSIKGICKALSTCGSHLSVVSLYYGAIIGLYFVPSSNNTNDKDVIVAVLYTMVTPMLNPFIYSLRNRDMKGALRNMLTRATFSM from the coding sequence ATGAGGAGCACAAGGAATCAGAGTAGTGCATCTGAGTTCATCCTCCTGGGGCTCCCCATCCGGCCAGAGGACCAAGGCATGTACTCTGCCCTGTTCCTGGCCTTGTACCTGATTACAGTACTGGGGAACCTGCTCATCATCCTGCTCATCAGGCTGGACTCTCAcctccacacccccatgtacttcttcctcagccACTTGGCCTTCACGGATATCTCTTTCTCATCAGTCACATCTCCAAAGATGCTCATGAATATGCTGACACACAGTCATTCCATCTCATATGCTGGGTGCATTTCCCAAGtgtattttttcctattttttgcAGATCTTGAcagctttcttctgacctctatggccTATGACAGATATGTGGCCATCTGCCACCCTCTCCACTACACCAGAATCATGAGTCAGAGTGTCTGTATCTTACTAGTCATTGCATCCTGGTTCTTATCCTTTGCTGGTGCCCTTGTTCACACTGTTCTCCTAGCtcatctctctttctttagaaGTAACACTCTCCACCACTTCTTCTGTGATCTCTCTGCTTTAATTAAGTTGTCTAGCTCCGACACCTCCATCAATGAGCTGGTCATCCTCATTGTGGGATCACTAGTCATTACTGTGCCATTCATATGCATTCTGGGTTCTTATGGCCGCATTGGAGCCACCATCCTGAGAACTCCTTCCATCAAAGGAATCTGCAAAGCCTTATCCACATGTGGCTCTCACCTCTCTGTGGTTTCTCTCTATTATGGAGCCATTATTGGGCTATATTTTGTCCCCTCATCTAACAACACTAATGACAAAGATGTCATTGTGGCTGTGTTGTACACTATGGTCACACCCATGCTGAATCCCTTTATCTACAGTCTGAGGAACAGGGATATGAAAGGAGCTTTGAGGAATATGCTTACAAGAGCAACTTTTTCCATGTGA